In the genome of Paracoccus sp. MBLB3053, one region contains:
- the hmpA gene encoding NO-inducible flavohemoprotein, producing the protein MPKPLSENTLSLIETTAPVVAAHIDQIVPFMYRRLLSDPQIRALFNMSHQQGSSPQHKALAGALVAYASHIRNPAVLGAALERIAQKHVGLQILPEHYPHVATALLGAVSEVLGEAATPEILAAWGEAYWFLADTLIGREEQIYATSEQAPGGWRGWRRFRVVAKTPETAEITSFLLEPEDGSPVLAHRPGQYLSFRFSPAKGEEFRRNYSISSAPNGRDYRITVKREPGGRISNWLHDAVAPGHVVEVSAPAGEFFLDPAGKREVVLLSGGVGITPMISMLEGYGGGALRMIHVHAARDASQHAMRARHLHLAHESHVFYEQHDGEADVHAGRITPEWLARIGNPEIADYFICGPTGFMAAMIQGLRAANVPDDRIHYEHFGPSAAQFG; encoded by the coding sequence ATGCCCAAGCCGCTTTCCGAGAACACCCTGTCCCTTATCGAGACGACCGCGCCGGTCGTGGCTGCCCATATCGATCAGATCGTGCCCTTCATGTATCGGCGCCTGCTATCCGATCCCCAGATTCGCGCGCTTTTCAACATGTCGCATCAGCAGGGCAGTTCGCCGCAGCACAAGGCGCTGGCGGGCGCACTGGTCGCCTACGCGTCTCATATCCGCAATCCCGCAGTGCTGGGAGCGGCGCTGGAGCGCATTGCCCAGAAACATGTCGGGCTGCAGATCCTGCCCGAGCATTACCCCCATGTCGCAACGGCCCTGCTGGGCGCGGTCAGCGAGGTCCTGGGCGAGGCCGCGACCCCGGAAATCCTTGCCGCATGGGGAGAAGCCTATTGGTTCCTTGCCGACACGCTGATCGGACGCGAGGAGCAGATCTACGCGACCTCGGAGCAGGCACCGGGCGGCTGGCGTGGCTGGCGGCGCTTCCGCGTCGTCGCCAAGACCCCCGAAACGGCTGAAATCACCTCGTTCCTGCTCGAACCCGAGGATGGCAGCCCGGTGCTTGCGCATCGGCCCGGTCAATATCTGAGCTTCCGCTTCAGCCCCGCCAAGGGCGAAGAATTCCGTCGCAACTATTCGATCTCGTCGGCGCCGAACGGGCGGGACTACCGCATCACCGTCAAGCGCGAGCCGGGCGGGCGGATCTCGAACTGGTTGCATGACGCGGTCGCGCCTGGGCATGTCGTCGAGGTATCAGCCCCGGCCGGAGAGTTCTTCCTGGACCCGGCGGGCAAGCGCGAGGTCGTGCTGCTTTCGGGTGGGGTCGGCATAACGCCAATGATCTCGATGCTGGAAGGCTACGGCGGCGGCGCGCTGCGCATGATCCATGTCCATGCCGCGCGCGATGCCAGCCAGCACGCGATGCGCGCCCGGCATCTGCATCTCGCCCATGAAAGCCATGTTTTCTACGAGCAACATGACGGCGAGGCCGATGTCCATGCCGGGCGGATCACCCCGGAATGGCTGGCCCGCATCGGCAATCCCGAGATTGCGGATTACTTCATATGTGGCCCGACCGGCTTCATGGCGGCAATGATCCAGGGCCTTAGGGCCGCCAATGTCCCGGATGACCGTATCCATTACGAGCATTTCGGCCCCTCGGCCGCTCAATTCGGTTGA